From Leptodactylus fuscus isolate aLepFus1 chromosome 11, aLepFus1.hap2, whole genome shotgun sequence, one genomic window encodes:
- the BRD2 gene encoding bromodomain-containing protein 2 isoform X2 has product MEAALNPAFKRPPLDLNHAIMGQSVEGTPGKRIRKPSLLYEDFEGPNMTSVVFSHSPQVNPPPPEVSNSKKPGRSTNQLQYLHKVVMKSLWKHQFSWPFRQPVDAVKLGLPDYHKIIKQPMDMGTIKKRLENNYYWSALECMQDFNTMFTNCYIYNKPTDDIVLMAQSLEKMFLQKVAQMPQEEQEIPNTTTKSKHVKMPNSKPPVITGGLTTAHQVPAVSSMSQSTLYPSSPEVPTTVINLPHPAVLSNPMLKSLSSAQTMLPVVSATAQSLAKKGVKRKADTTTPTTTAIIATSGDSSPLTPSDNKPAKIPARRESGRPIKPPRKDLPDSQQHQTSKKGKLSEQLKYCNGILKELLSKKHAAYAWPFYKPVDASALGLHDYHEIIKHPMDLSTIKKKMENREFHDAQEFAADVRLMFSNCYKYNPPDHDVVAMARKLQDVFEFRYAKMPDEPIVVTPPTTSTQLPPSDSKSSSDSSSESSSDSSDESESSDDSEEERANRLAELQEQLRAVHEQLAALSQGPISKPKKKKEKKEKKKKKKSEKKKVKDDDEWRCGKTRPSQNKKSSKKSGSGGTMSTSSTTPAVSKSSKKSKSLPPPPPVMYDSEEEEESKPMTYDEKRQLSLDINKLPGEKLGRVVHIIQSREPSLRDSNPEEIEIDFETLKPSTLRELERYVMSCLRKKPRKPYTPPNSILSGALKKPVGKTKEEIAMEKKRELEKRLQDVSGQLNSTKKPPKKAHEKVESAQPVSVSRLSASSSSSDSDSSSSSTSSSSDTSDSDSG; this is encoded by the exons ATGGAGGCAGCCCTTAACCCAGCGTTTAAAAG GCCGCCTCTGGATCTAAATCATGCTATAATGGGTCAGTCTGTGGAGGGAACCCCAGGAAAGCGTATCCGCAAGCCTTCCCTGTTGTATGAGGACTTTGAAGGACCCAATATGACTTCGGTTGTCTTTAGTCACAGTCCACAAGTCAATCCTCCCCCTCCAGAGGTCAGCAATTCCAAGAAGCCCGGGCGCTCCACCAACCAGCTGCAGTACCTGCACAAGGTGGTCATGAAGTCCCTGTGGAAGCACCAGTTTTCATGGCCGTTCCGCCAGCCTGTGGATGCAGTGAAGCTCGGCTTACCG GATTATCACAAAATCATCAAGCAGCCTATGGACATGGGCACCATCAAGAAGAGGCTAGAAAACAACTATTACTGGAGCGCGCTGGAGTGTATGCAGGACTTCAACACCATGTTCACTAACTGCTACATCTACAACAAG CCCACAGATGATATTGTGCTAATGGCCCAAAGTCTGGAGAAGATGTTCCTGCAGAAAGTGGCGCAGATGCCCCAGGAGGAGCAGGAGATCCCTAATACCACTACCAAGAGCAAGCATGTAAAAATGCCAAACTCCAAGCCTCCTG TTATTACAGGTGGACTCACAACCGCACACCAAGTGCCAGCTGTCTCGTCTATGTCTCAGTCTACGCTTTACCCAAGTTCCCCTGAAGTGCCCACGACTGTCATTAACTTGCCCCATCCTGCAGTCCTCTCTAACCCGATGCTCAAGTCCTTGTCCTCGGCTCAGACAATGCTGCCAGTTGTTTCAGCCACCGCACAATCCCTGGCTAAG AAAGGTGTGAAGAGAAAAGCCGACACTACAACCCCAACCACCACGGCTATTATTGCCACCAGTGGAGATTCCTCCCCTCTAACTCCATCAGATAACAAACCCGCTAAGATCCCGGCCCGGAGGGAGAGCGGCCGACCCATCAAACCACCTCGAAAGGATCTGCCGGATTCTCAGCAGCATCAGACCTCCAAGAAGGGCAAACTGTCCGAGCAGCTGAAATACTGCAATGGCATCCTCAAAGAACTTCTCTCCAAGAAACACGCGGCCTATGCTTGGCCTTTTTACAAGCCTGTGGACGCCTCTGCCCTGGGACTGCACGACTATCACGAAATCATTAAACACCCCATGGATCTCAGCACCATTAAG AAAAAAATGGAGAACAGGGAATTCCACGACGCCCAAGAGTTTGCTGCGGACGTCAGGCTAATGTTCTCCAACTGTTACAAGTATAATCCTCCAGACCATGATGTCGTGGCCATGGCAAGGAAGCTACAG GATGTGTTTGAATTCCGTTATGCTAAAATGCCAGATGAGCCGATAGTAGTTACTCCCCCGACCACATCCACACAGTTACCTCCGTCCGACTCCAAATCTTCATCCGATTCTTCCAGCGAGAGCAGCAGCGACAGCTCAGATGAGAGCGAGAGCTCGGATGACTCTGAGGAGGAGCGGGCAAACAGACTGGCAGAGCTTCAGGAGCAG CTCCGAGCAGTACACGAGCAGCTGGCTGCTCTGTCACAGGGCCCAATTTCCAAGccgaagaaaaagaaagaaaagaaggaaaaaaagaaaaagaagaaatctGAAAAGAAGAAAGTGAAGGACGACGACGAATGGCGATGTGGCAAAACGCGGCCATCGCAGAATAAAAAGTCCTCCAAAAAATCTGGGTCTGGTGGGACCATGAGCACAAGCAGCACGACCCCTGCTGTCTCCAA GAGCTCTAAGAAATCTAAATCTCTGCCCCCGCCCCCACCGGTCATGTATGACtccgaagaagaggaggaaagcaAACCCATGACCTACGACGAGAAGCGGCAGCTGAGTTTGGATATCAACAAACTCCCTGGAGAGAAGCTGGGTCGTGTCGTGCACATCATTCAGTCCCGGGAACCCTCATTGCGAGATTCCAACCCTGAGGAAATTGAAATTGACTTTGAGACTTTAAAACCTTCCACTCTTCGGGAGCTGGAGCGATACGTCATGTCCTGTCTGAGGAAGAAGCCAAGGAAGCCCTACA CTCCCCCGAACTCTATCCTCTCCGGAGCACTAAAGAAGCCGGTGGGGAAAACAAAAGAAGAGATTGCTATGGAGAAAAAGCGAGAGCTGGAGAAAAGGCTGCAGGACGTCAGCGGGCAACTCAACTCCACCAAGAAGCCGCCCAAGAAAG cTCATGAGAAGGTGGAGTCGGCGCAGCCGGTCTCTGTTTCCCGCCTCAGCGCTTCCAGCTCCAGCTCGGACTCTGACAGTAGCAGCAGCTCCACCTCCAGCTCCTCAGATACAAGCGACTCGGACTCTGGTTGA
- the BRD2 gene encoding bromodomain-containing protein 2 isoform X1 has product MEAALNPAFKRPPLDLNHAIMGQSVEGTPGKRIRKPSLLYEDFEGPNMTSVVFSHSPQVNPPPPEVSNSKKPGRSTNQLQYLHKVVMKSLWKHQFSWPFRQPVDAVKLGLPDYHKIIKQPMDMGTIKKRLENNYYWSALECMQDFNTMFTNCYIYNKPTDDIVLMAQSLEKMFLQKVAQMPQEEQEIPNTTTKSKHVKMPNSKPPVITGGLTTAHQVPAVSSMSQSTLYPSSPEVPTTVINLPHPAVLSNPMLKSLSSAQTMLPVVSATAQSLAKKKGVKRKADTTTPTTTAIIATSGDSSPLTPSDNKPAKIPARRESGRPIKPPRKDLPDSQQHQTSKKGKLSEQLKYCNGILKELLSKKHAAYAWPFYKPVDASALGLHDYHEIIKHPMDLSTIKKKMENREFHDAQEFAADVRLMFSNCYKYNPPDHDVVAMARKLQDVFEFRYAKMPDEPIVVTPPTTSTQLPPSDSKSSSDSSSESSSDSSDESESSDDSEEERANRLAELQEQLRAVHEQLAALSQGPISKPKKKKEKKEKKKKKKSEKKKVKDDDEWRCGKTRPSQNKKSSKKSGSGGTMSTSSTTPAVSKSSKKSKSLPPPPPVMYDSEEEEESKPMTYDEKRQLSLDINKLPGEKLGRVVHIIQSREPSLRDSNPEEIEIDFETLKPSTLRELERYVMSCLRKKPRKPYTPPNSILSGALKKPVGKTKEEIAMEKKRELEKRLQDVSGQLNSTKKPPKKAHEKVESAQPVSVSRLSASSSSSDSDSSSSSTSSSSDTSDSDSG; this is encoded by the exons ATGGAGGCAGCCCTTAACCCAGCGTTTAAAAG GCCGCCTCTGGATCTAAATCATGCTATAATGGGTCAGTCTGTGGAGGGAACCCCAGGAAAGCGTATCCGCAAGCCTTCCCTGTTGTATGAGGACTTTGAAGGACCCAATATGACTTCGGTTGTCTTTAGTCACAGTCCACAAGTCAATCCTCCCCCTCCAGAGGTCAGCAATTCCAAGAAGCCCGGGCGCTCCACCAACCAGCTGCAGTACCTGCACAAGGTGGTCATGAAGTCCCTGTGGAAGCACCAGTTTTCATGGCCGTTCCGCCAGCCTGTGGATGCAGTGAAGCTCGGCTTACCG GATTATCACAAAATCATCAAGCAGCCTATGGACATGGGCACCATCAAGAAGAGGCTAGAAAACAACTATTACTGGAGCGCGCTGGAGTGTATGCAGGACTTCAACACCATGTTCACTAACTGCTACATCTACAACAAG CCCACAGATGATATTGTGCTAATGGCCCAAAGTCTGGAGAAGATGTTCCTGCAGAAAGTGGCGCAGATGCCCCAGGAGGAGCAGGAGATCCCTAATACCACTACCAAGAGCAAGCATGTAAAAATGCCAAACTCCAAGCCTCCTG TTATTACAGGTGGACTCACAACCGCACACCAAGTGCCAGCTGTCTCGTCTATGTCTCAGTCTACGCTTTACCCAAGTTCCCCTGAAGTGCCCACGACTGTCATTAACTTGCCCCATCCTGCAGTCCTCTCTAACCCGATGCTCAAGTCCTTGTCCTCGGCTCAGACAATGCTGCCAGTTGTTTCAGCCACCGCACAATCCCTGGCTAAG AAGAAAGGTGTGAAGAGAAAAGCCGACACTACAACCCCAACCACCACGGCTATTATTGCCACCAGTGGAGATTCCTCCCCTCTAACTCCATCAGATAACAAACCCGCTAAGATCCCGGCCCGGAGGGAGAGCGGCCGACCCATCAAACCACCTCGAAAGGATCTGCCGGATTCTCAGCAGCATCAGACCTCCAAGAAGGGCAAACTGTCCGAGCAGCTGAAATACTGCAATGGCATCCTCAAAGAACTTCTCTCCAAGAAACACGCGGCCTATGCTTGGCCTTTTTACAAGCCTGTGGACGCCTCTGCCCTGGGACTGCACGACTATCACGAAATCATTAAACACCCCATGGATCTCAGCACCATTAAG AAAAAAATGGAGAACAGGGAATTCCACGACGCCCAAGAGTTTGCTGCGGACGTCAGGCTAATGTTCTCCAACTGTTACAAGTATAATCCTCCAGACCATGATGTCGTGGCCATGGCAAGGAAGCTACAG GATGTGTTTGAATTCCGTTATGCTAAAATGCCAGATGAGCCGATAGTAGTTACTCCCCCGACCACATCCACACAGTTACCTCCGTCCGACTCCAAATCTTCATCCGATTCTTCCAGCGAGAGCAGCAGCGACAGCTCAGATGAGAGCGAGAGCTCGGATGACTCTGAGGAGGAGCGGGCAAACAGACTGGCAGAGCTTCAGGAGCAG CTCCGAGCAGTACACGAGCAGCTGGCTGCTCTGTCACAGGGCCCAATTTCCAAGccgaagaaaaagaaagaaaagaaggaaaaaaagaaaaagaagaaatctGAAAAGAAGAAAGTGAAGGACGACGACGAATGGCGATGTGGCAAAACGCGGCCATCGCAGAATAAAAAGTCCTCCAAAAAATCTGGGTCTGGTGGGACCATGAGCACAAGCAGCACGACCCCTGCTGTCTCCAA GAGCTCTAAGAAATCTAAATCTCTGCCCCCGCCCCCACCGGTCATGTATGACtccgaagaagaggaggaaagcaAACCCATGACCTACGACGAGAAGCGGCAGCTGAGTTTGGATATCAACAAACTCCCTGGAGAGAAGCTGGGTCGTGTCGTGCACATCATTCAGTCCCGGGAACCCTCATTGCGAGATTCCAACCCTGAGGAAATTGAAATTGACTTTGAGACTTTAAAACCTTCCACTCTTCGGGAGCTGGAGCGATACGTCATGTCCTGTCTGAGGAAGAAGCCAAGGAAGCCCTACA CTCCCCCGAACTCTATCCTCTCCGGAGCACTAAAGAAGCCGGTGGGGAAAACAAAAGAAGAGATTGCTATGGAGAAAAAGCGAGAGCTGGAGAAAAGGCTGCAGGACGTCAGCGGGCAACTCAACTCCACCAAGAAGCCGCCCAAGAAAG cTCATGAGAAGGTGGAGTCGGCGCAGCCGGTCTCTGTTTCCCGCCTCAGCGCTTCCAGCTCCAGCTCGGACTCTGACAGTAGCAGCAGCTCCACCTCCAGCTCCTCAGATACAAGCGACTCGGACTCTGGTTGA
- the BRD2 gene encoding bromodomain-containing protein 2 isoform X3: MGQSVEGTPGKRIRKPSLLYEDFEGPNMTSVVFSHSPQVNPPPPEVSNSKKPGRSTNQLQYLHKVVMKSLWKHQFSWPFRQPVDAVKLGLPDYHKIIKQPMDMGTIKKRLENNYYWSALECMQDFNTMFTNCYIYNKPTDDIVLMAQSLEKMFLQKVAQMPQEEQEIPNTTTKSKHVKMPNSKPPVITGGLTTAHQVPAVSSMSQSTLYPSSPEVPTTVINLPHPAVLSNPMLKSLSSAQTMLPVVSATAQSLAKKKGVKRKADTTTPTTTAIIATSGDSSPLTPSDNKPAKIPARRESGRPIKPPRKDLPDSQQHQTSKKGKLSEQLKYCNGILKELLSKKHAAYAWPFYKPVDASALGLHDYHEIIKHPMDLSTIKKKMENREFHDAQEFAADVRLMFSNCYKYNPPDHDVVAMARKLQDVFEFRYAKMPDEPIVVTPPTTSTQLPPSDSKSSSDSSSESSSDSSDESESSDDSEEERANRLAELQEQLRAVHEQLAALSQGPISKPKKKKEKKEKKKKKKSEKKKVKDDDEWRCGKTRPSQNKKSSKKSGSGGTMSTSSTTPAVSKSSKKSKSLPPPPPVMYDSEEEEESKPMTYDEKRQLSLDINKLPGEKLGRVVHIIQSREPSLRDSNPEEIEIDFETLKPSTLRELERYVMSCLRKKPRKPYTPPNSILSGALKKPVGKTKEEIAMEKKRELEKRLQDVSGQLNSTKKPPKKAHEKVESAQPVSVSRLSASSSSSDSDSSSSSTSSSSDTSDSDSG, from the exons ATGGGTCAGTCTGTGGAGGGAACCCCAGGAAAGCGTATCCGCAAGCCTTCCCTGTTGTATGAGGACTTTGAAGGACCCAATATGACTTCGGTTGTCTTTAGTCACAGTCCACAAGTCAATCCTCCCCCTCCAGAGGTCAGCAATTCCAAGAAGCCCGGGCGCTCCACCAACCAGCTGCAGTACCTGCACAAGGTGGTCATGAAGTCCCTGTGGAAGCACCAGTTTTCATGGCCGTTCCGCCAGCCTGTGGATGCAGTGAAGCTCGGCTTACCG GATTATCACAAAATCATCAAGCAGCCTATGGACATGGGCACCATCAAGAAGAGGCTAGAAAACAACTATTACTGGAGCGCGCTGGAGTGTATGCAGGACTTCAACACCATGTTCACTAACTGCTACATCTACAACAAG CCCACAGATGATATTGTGCTAATGGCCCAAAGTCTGGAGAAGATGTTCCTGCAGAAAGTGGCGCAGATGCCCCAGGAGGAGCAGGAGATCCCTAATACCACTACCAAGAGCAAGCATGTAAAAATGCCAAACTCCAAGCCTCCTG TTATTACAGGTGGACTCACAACCGCACACCAAGTGCCAGCTGTCTCGTCTATGTCTCAGTCTACGCTTTACCCAAGTTCCCCTGAAGTGCCCACGACTGTCATTAACTTGCCCCATCCTGCAGTCCTCTCTAACCCGATGCTCAAGTCCTTGTCCTCGGCTCAGACAATGCTGCCAGTTGTTTCAGCCACCGCACAATCCCTGGCTAAG AAGAAAGGTGTGAAGAGAAAAGCCGACACTACAACCCCAACCACCACGGCTATTATTGCCACCAGTGGAGATTCCTCCCCTCTAACTCCATCAGATAACAAACCCGCTAAGATCCCGGCCCGGAGGGAGAGCGGCCGACCCATCAAACCACCTCGAAAGGATCTGCCGGATTCTCAGCAGCATCAGACCTCCAAGAAGGGCAAACTGTCCGAGCAGCTGAAATACTGCAATGGCATCCTCAAAGAACTTCTCTCCAAGAAACACGCGGCCTATGCTTGGCCTTTTTACAAGCCTGTGGACGCCTCTGCCCTGGGACTGCACGACTATCACGAAATCATTAAACACCCCATGGATCTCAGCACCATTAAG AAAAAAATGGAGAACAGGGAATTCCACGACGCCCAAGAGTTTGCTGCGGACGTCAGGCTAATGTTCTCCAACTGTTACAAGTATAATCCTCCAGACCATGATGTCGTGGCCATGGCAAGGAAGCTACAG GATGTGTTTGAATTCCGTTATGCTAAAATGCCAGATGAGCCGATAGTAGTTACTCCCCCGACCACATCCACACAGTTACCTCCGTCCGACTCCAAATCTTCATCCGATTCTTCCAGCGAGAGCAGCAGCGACAGCTCAGATGAGAGCGAGAGCTCGGATGACTCTGAGGAGGAGCGGGCAAACAGACTGGCAGAGCTTCAGGAGCAG CTCCGAGCAGTACACGAGCAGCTGGCTGCTCTGTCACAGGGCCCAATTTCCAAGccgaagaaaaagaaagaaaagaaggaaaaaaagaaaaagaagaaatctGAAAAGAAGAAAGTGAAGGACGACGACGAATGGCGATGTGGCAAAACGCGGCCATCGCAGAATAAAAAGTCCTCCAAAAAATCTGGGTCTGGTGGGACCATGAGCACAAGCAGCACGACCCCTGCTGTCTCCAA GAGCTCTAAGAAATCTAAATCTCTGCCCCCGCCCCCACCGGTCATGTATGACtccgaagaagaggaggaaagcaAACCCATGACCTACGACGAGAAGCGGCAGCTGAGTTTGGATATCAACAAACTCCCTGGAGAGAAGCTGGGTCGTGTCGTGCACATCATTCAGTCCCGGGAACCCTCATTGCGAGATTCCAACCCTGAGGAAATTGAAATTGACTTTGAGACTTTAAAACCTTCCACTCTTCGGGAGCTGGAGCGATACGTCATGTCCTGTCTGAGGAAGAAGCCAAGGAAGCCCTACA CTCCCCCGAACTCTATCCTCTCCGGAGCACTAAAGAAGCCGGTGGGGAAAACAAAAGAAGAGATTGCTATGGAGAAAAAGCGAGAGCTGGAGAAAAGGCTGCAGGACGTCAGCGGGCAACTCAACTCCACCAAGAAGCCGCCCAAGAAAG cTCATGAGAAGGTGGAGTCGGCGCAGCCGGTCTCTGTTTCCCGCCTCAGCGCTTCCAGCTCCAGCTCGGACTCTGACAGTAGCAGCAGCTCCACCTCCAGCTCCTCAGATACAAGCGACTCGGACTCTGGTTGA
- the BRD2 gene encoding bromodomain-containing protein 2 isoform X4: MDMGTIKKRLENNYYWSALECMQDFNTMFTNCYIYNKPTDDIVLMAQSLEKMFLQKVAQMPQEEQEIPNTTTKSKHVKMPNSKPPVITGGLTTAHQVPAVSSMSQSTLYPSSPEVPTTVINLPHPAVLSNPMLKSLSSAQTMLPVVSATAQSLAKKKGVKRKADTTTPTTTAIIATSGDSSPLTPSDNKPAKIPARRESGRPIKPPRKDLPDSQQHQTSKKGKLSEQLKYCNGILKELLSKKHAAYAWPFYKPVDASALGLHDYHEIIKHPMDLSTIKKKMENREFHDAQEFAADVRLMFSNCYKYNPPDHDVVAMARKLQDVFEFRYAKMPDEPIVVTPPTTSTQLPPSDSKSSSDSSSESSSDSSDESESSDDSEEERANRLAELQEQLRAVHEQLAALSQGPISKPKKKKEKKEKKKKKKSEKKKVKDDDEWRCGKTRPSQNKKSSKKSGSGGTMSTSSTTPAVSKSSKKSKSLPPPPPVMYDSEEEEESKPMTYDEKRQLSLDINKLPGEKLGRVVHIIQSREPSLRDSNPEEIEIDFETLKPSTLRELERYVMSCLRKKPRKPYTPPNSILSGALKKPVGKTKEEIAMEKKRELEKRLQDVSGQLNSTKKPPKKAHEKVESAQPVSVSRLSASSSSSDSDSSSSSTSSSSDTSDSDSG; encoded by the exons ATGGACATGGGCACCATCAAGAAGAGGCTAGAAAACAACTATTACTGGAGCGCGCTGGAGTGTATGCAGGACTTCAACACCATGTTCACTAACTGCTACATCTACAACAAG CCCACAGATGATATTGTGCTAATGGCCCAAAGTCTGGAGAAGATGTTCCTGCAGAAAGTGGCGCAGATGCCCCAGGAGGAGCAGGAGATCCCTAATACCACTACCAAGAGCAAGCATGTAAAAATGCCAAACTCCAAGCCTCCTG TTATTACAGGTGGACTCACAACCGCACACCAAGTGCCAGCTGTCTCGTCTATGTCTCAGTCTACGCTTTACCCAAGTTCCCCTGAAGTGCCCACGACTGTCATTAACTTGCCCCATCCTGCAGTCCTCTCTAACCCGATGCTCAAGTCCTTGTCCTCGGCTCAGACAATGCTGCCAGTTGTTTCAGCCACCGCACAATCCCTGGCTAAG AAGAAAGGTGTGAAGAGAAAAGCCGACACTACAACCCCAACCACCACGGCTATTATTGCCACCAGTGGAGATTCCTCCCCTCTAACTCCATCAGATAACAAACCCGCTAAGATCCCGGCCCGGAGGGAGAGCGGCCGACCCATCAAACCACCTCGAAAGGATCTGCCGGATTCTCAGCAGCATCAGACCTCCAAGAAGGGCAAACTGTCCGAGCAGCTGAAATACTGCAATGGCATCCTCAAAGAACTTCTCTCCAAGAAACACGCGGCCTATGCTTGGCCTTTTTACAAGCCTGTGGACGCCTCTGCCCTGGGACTGCACGACTATCACGAAATCATTAAACACCCCATGGATCTCAGCACCATTAAG AAAAAAATGGAGAACAGGGAATTCCACGACGCCCAAGAGTTTGCTGCGGACGTCAGGCTAATGTTCTCCAACTGTTACAAGTATAATCCTCCAGACCATGATGTCGTGGCCATGGCAAGGAAGCTACAG GATGTGTTTGAATTCCGTTATGCTAAAATGCCAGATGAGCCGATAGTAGTTACTCCCCCGACCACATCCACACAGTTACCTCCGTCCGACTCCAAATCTTCATCCGATTCTTCCAGCGAGAGCAGCAGCGACAGCTCAGATGAGAGCGAGAGCTCGGATGACTCTGAGGAGGAGCGGGCAAACAGACTGGCAGAGCTTCAGGAGCAG CTCCGAGCAGTACACGAGCAGCTGGCTGCTCTGTCACAGGGCCCAATTTCCAAGccgaagaaaaagaaagaaaagaaggaaaaaaagaaaaagaagaaatctGAAAAGAAGAAAGTGAAGGACGACGACGAATGGCGATGTGGCAAAACGCGGCCATCGCAGAATAAAAAGTCCTCCAAAAAATCTGGGTCTGGTGGGACCATGAGCACAAGCAGCACGACCCCTGCTGTCTCCAA GAGCTCTAAGAAATCTAAATCTCTGCCCCCGCCCCCACCGGTCATGTATGACtccgaagaagaggaggaaagcaAACCCATGACCTACGACGAGAAGCGGCAGCTGAGTTTGGATATCAACAAACTCCCTGGAGAGAAGCTGGGTCGTGTCGTGCACATCATTCAGTCCCGGGAACCCTCATTGCGAGATTCCAACCCTGAGGAAATTGAAATTGACTTTGAGACTTTAAAACCTTCCACTCTTCGGGAGCTGGAGCGATACGTCATGTCCTGTCTGAGGAAGAAGCCAAGGAAGCCCTACA CTCCCCCGAACTCTATCCTCTCCGGAGCACTAAAGAAGCCGGTGGGGAAAACAAAAGAAGAGATTGCTATGGAGAAAAAGCGAGAGCTGGAGAAAAGGCTGCAGGACGTCAGCGGGCAACTCAACTCCACCAAGAAGCCGCCCAAGAAAG cTCATGAGAAGGTGGAGTCGGCGCAGCCGGTCTCTGTTTCCCGCCTCAGCGCTTCCAGCTCCAGCTCGGACTCTGACAGTAGCAGCAGCTCCACCTCCAGCTCCTCAGATACAAGCGACTCGGACTCTGGTTGA